In one Tripterygium wilfordii isolate XIE 37 chromosome 22, ASM1340144v1, whole genome shotgun sequence genomic region, the following are encoded:
- the LOC119992164 gene encoding uncharacterized protein LOC119992164: MILDKGSTQSNLDCLLHCTTPVVKPQFLPKSEIRNLNHLWHPWEREATEYFTLADLWSCYDELSAYGAGVPIVLSNGKTVIQYYVPYLSAIQIYTSNPSINGSREETESGDGETRDSYSDSCSDESESDKLWLSEDGGLEQDGLCWPLNDRSSSEEGGLEQDGLGWPLNDRLGYLYFQYFERSTPYARVPLMDKVSRLAQRYPGLMSLKSVDLSPASWMAVAWYPIYHIPMGRTIKDLSTCFLTYHTLSSSFQDLDHEDDLECVNNKRKAGEGISLPPFGLATYKMQGDMWISGNCGRDQEKLMSLLSVADSWLKQLRVQHHDFNYFMGIRRG; encoded by the exons ATGATTCTCGACAAAGGGTCAACGCAATCAAACCTCGATTGCTTGCTCCATTGCACAACCCCTGTCGTCAAACCCCAATTCTTACCGAAG AGCGAGATTAGGAACCTAAACCATTTATGGCATCCATGGGAGAGAGAAGCTACTGAGTATTTCACCTTGGCTGATCTTTGGAGTtgttatgatgaattgagtgcTTATGGTGCTGGAGTTCCAATTGTTTTGAGCAACGGAAAGACCGTAATCCAGTACTATGTCCCCTATCTCTCTGCAATCCAAATCTACACAAGCAATCCTTCAATAAATGGTTCGAG GGAGGAGACAGAGTCCGGTGATGGTGAGACAAGAGACTCGTACAGTGATTCATGTAGTGATGAGAGCGAGAGTGACAAGTTGTGGCTCTCAGAGGATGGAGGGTTAGAGCAGGATGGCCTCTGCTGGCCTCTCAATGATAGAAGCTCTTCAGAGGAAGGAGGGTTAGAGCAGGACGGCCTCGGCTGGCCTCTCAATGATAGACTTGGTTACCTTTACTTTCAGTATTTTGAGAGATCAACTCCTTATGCAAGAGTTCCTCTCATGGATaag GTTAGCCGATTAGCTCAAAGATACCCAGGCTTGATGTCATTGAAGAGCGTCGATCTTTCACCAGCCAGTTGGATGGCTGTTGCTTG GTATCCGATCTATCACATTCCAATGGGAAGGACGATAAAGGACTTGTCCACATGTTTCCTTACGTACCACACTCTTTCATCCTCTTTCCAGG ATTTGGACCACGAAGACGACCTTGAATGTGTCAATAACAAGAGGAAGGCAGGGGAAGGCATCTCATTGCCCCCGTTTGGTTTGGCCACTTATAAGATGCAAGGAGATATGTGGATTTCGGGCAATTGTGGCCGGGACCAAGAAAAGCTGATGTCTCTATTGAGCGTGGCGGATTCATGGTTAAAGCAACTAAGGGTCCAGCACCATGACTTCAACTACTTCATGGGTATTAGGCGAGGATAA